GCCGAACAGCATCACCGTGAAGGCGAACAAGGTCACCAGTTGGCCTGCGGCGGAAATAGAGATGTTCAGGTCGCGCGCCAGTGCGGGCAACAGGCCGATGATAAGAAACTCGGTGGTGACAATGACGAAGGCTGCGATAGCCAGTAAGGTGATTGAGAAAAAACTGTGGCGTGTCGCCGCCGCGTTGGGAGTGGGTGCGTGTGTCATGGCTTGCGATCCAGGCAGGGTTAGATCGCGCTAGTCTAAGAAAGCAAAAAATTCCTATCTCGGGTAATTTTTCCTTTGATTGTTTACCTAGATTCCATAGTTGCAGGCACCCTTGTGCCAACGACTGTCAGTTGAGCGAAACTTGCCCAACCCGGTCGTAGCGCTCGGAAGGGGTATGCAACGCCATCAATCAGCCAGTTTCGCCCAGTCACATACCTGACATGGGGCTACCCATACTGGAGTTCGAACTGCCAGGGCTGCGCGTTGAAATCGCAGTGCACACCGAACACGGAATGACGAGTTCGACGCTGGGAGCATGAAGCCGTATTGGAGGAAATGCAGCTCCGGCTGAGCAACGCACCGGAGATGATGCGAGTCCGAAAACGGACGGTTGAACATCCCTTCGGGACGCTCAAACAATGGATGGGCGCGACATACTTCCTGACCCGAAAGCTCGTCGGGGTGAGTGCGAAGATGAGCTTGAATGTGCTCGCTTACAATTTGAAACGGGCCCCGCGGCGTTGACTGCGCAATCGCCCAGTCAACGAACGTCGATGATCGAAAGCGATGAGGTCATGAGCGGTTTTACACACTCTGGGCCGGAAGCTGACTCTCACGCTGGCGTTTGATCTGCTGCGGTTAAGCGGCGCGACTGGGGCAGCCCGGTGTATCCCGCCTCATGGCTGCGGCTCTTGCGGCTCTTGTACGTCTAGGTCTCGATACCGCATCCCTCCCGACACGGTGGCATCGGGGATCGCCTCGATCACTCTCGTCGGCGGATTATTGATGCGAAAGCCGGGTTACCATTTTTCGCGCAACTGGAGATACTCGCCCAGAAAGGCGTCGTAGGCTAGGCGGGGCGCATAACGCACGCTCCCTTTTTTGTCCACCGCCTCGCCGTGATAGAAGAAGTCCACTCCCGCTTGCCTCGGCTTTCGACGAACCCCATTGGCGATCCATCAACCAGCGCCGTTGGTAGGCCCTGGCCTTGTAGTCGGTGAGATCCGCCAGCTCTTCGTCCGAGAGAATTTCGGTTTCCAGGTTGATGCTCCGTGCCGCGCGTGGAGGGAGAAGGTTGGGGAAGAAGGGCAGATGATTGCGGTCAGCGTCTGACTGCCGTCTGCATGAGTGGTGGTCATGTGTATGACGGAGCGACTTGGCGGCCGAATGATGTTCAGTGCCCTGGACAAACTTCTCTTCAGACACATCGTCGGTACCGGGAAGAATGGTTGTGCAGTAGAGCGTTTCATCATCCTCGTCCTGAAGCTGAGCAAAGAGCAGCAAGGCGATGTTGTGCTCTTTACAGATGTCGATGATCTGATGGACCAGAGGGCTGATTTGTTCGTCGTACACATTTTTGGGGATTCCTCGCCAACCGCATGGCAGCTCTTCAGGTTTATTCAGAATTGTGTTCGGGACACATGGCGCAACTCTGGATAGAGTTTTCACCGCTCATCCAGTTTTGGCTCTTTACCAAGCACGGAGTGCTAGGCCCTAGTTAGGTGAGCTCCATTTTGATTTTTCTCGACCTAGAAGCAGACGCCGAGGGTGACCGCTTTCAGGAGCAAGGCGTCATCTGCCGGCCCCAGATGCAAACAGGGCCATCCTCGGCGTCGTAGATCGACAGGATGAACCAGCCCGGCTCGGCGGGGTGCTGGATCATCTCCCACACCGAGCAATTTACTTGGCCGTCTTCCATGTAGACGTTGAACACGTCGGTCGATACGTCGCTCTCCATGTGGCTGATCTTCGTTTCCACCTGGTTGCGGGAGCACCAATCGTTGAACTGTGCTTCGGTGATTTCGTCGTCGAATTCCGATAGGTAATCATGGTGTGACCACCAGCCATCGTTATCGCGTTCGACTGGCAGAGGCTGAATCAAAACGGTTTCTTCAGGCATGACTGTTCCTTTGCCGCTATAGCGGCTGACGTTGAAGGGGCAGAATTTGCGAACTAGACTTATCGTTTCACTTCTGGATAGCGAGAATTGCGATGAGTCGAAGAGACGGTTACTTGATGTTTTTTTATTGTTGCTTGTTGTTTTCTGCTGGGGTTGTATTTGGCTTTATGTTTACGAAGGGGGGCGAGGTTGGATTTGTGGATTTCCTGAGTGCGAAAACCTAACGAAGGATCTTGTAAGTGAGATGATGGACATGGCTTACGAAGATACAGATGCAAAACGTATGTTGACACTAGCGCGCCATGCCGTGCGAGGTGCGGAGATTATTGCTTCGAAATATGAGAAGCTGGAAGCCGGTTCACGGTTACTACTGAAAAGGCTGGTATCTTAATTTTGAGTTGAGATTTCATCTTCATCCTGCAATCTCCATCGATACCAGATCATGGGCATTCACAACCTAATCCAGATGCTGAGTGACGAGGTGATGAAGCAGATTCAACATCTGATTGAATGGCTCAACACCAAGGTTGGCGGGTAGCGCCGGCGTTGTGGAGGTTGACCGCTATTTTTTGAGCGAGTGTGGATCTGCCGCACTACCGTTCATAAATAACGCCGTTACTTCTCCGTCCATTCCCCCCCCCCAGTTTCGCAATCGATCCTGGCCTGCGGCAGGTTCTCGATGCTGTAGTAATACGTGATGACCTGGGCATTGTCGGGAATGTTCAGCGGTTTGCTGTTCTTGTCTTTGCTGATGGATTGAGGGTTGGCCAGCGCCTCTGGCGTCAATGTACCCAGGCAGGTGGCCCGATAGCGATCACCGCACTGTGCAACTTTGGTCTTGGTGCTGGTCAGCATTTCCTTGCTTTCGTTGCTGCAGGACCAATCAATAGCGTCCACGGGCATGCCTTCGTATTCATAGCAGGAGTGGGTTTCGATCACCGGCACTGAAGCGCTTTGGGATCGGGTTTTGACATCGTACCCTTGTGCCATCGCCCACGCGGGGCACCATTGGTGTTTCCTCTCCTATAGAGCCCTTTTAGTATTTAAAAAAAATTTAAGGGGCGATGATTGGTAGCTATAGCAATTTGTTTTTGAGCCGCCAACCCTATAGCGTATCGACCCAATGCTGACCGTTGGACCTTCATTAAAGCTCCAATAGTAGCCCTCATTATTGTGAGTCTGTCTGTTTAAACCTTGATACCAAATTTTGGACAAGCGCTGCGCTCTCCGGTCGAGCCCCATCAGTTCTTCGCAGGCTAGGGGACTGTTTGAGCGCGTCAGCTGTCTTGAGACGTTTGGCTGTTGCAGGTAATTATGTCGCGAATCTCACCCTGATTTTGGCTGGCTGGAGATTTGTTCGAGACCTGCTCTGAGAAACCAATCCGCCCCCAGCCGTATCTATTTGCTCGTAAGATTTGATCCCATTCCTTCTAGCTTTCGTTTCAGTCGCCTGAGATCACGATTGACGATCAGCTTATGCGTTGGACCTCCTACTCAAGGCTCATCGGTTTTTCTTTGTTGGCGTGTGTCACCAGATGCGAGTCTCGTTTCCCGCTCCAATCTCCTGATCGTTTTCGCTGTATCGTCAATCTGTCGTCACCCGCTCTGCATTTTGCCGCAACTGGTCTAAGTAGTTCGCCCATTGCTGAGCCGCCTCCCGGCGTTGCACTAGCAGTTGCGCGCGCGTACACCGCCCCCAGAGCGCCTGGCATCCGGTGGGATAATGAGAGTTCAAGCACGATTGGATCGATACCTAAGTGCTCATGGGCAATCGTCCGGTAGGTAGCGCGAAAGCCGTGGGCAGTGATGTCGTACTCCGGCCAGATACGCTGAAAGGACTTGAGCAGGGAGGTCGGGTTGATGGGGCGACCCGGATAGACCGGCGAGACGAACACCCAACCCTTGCCCTCTGCATCCACCACACGGGTTTTGCGTAGCTCGCGCAGCAGGACCAGGGCTTGCTCGGGCAACGGCACGATGTGTTTGTTCTTGTTCTTGCTCGACGCCCTCACCTCCAAGTAGAGGCCAGGGACTTCGCCGTCGGCGTGCGGGTTCGGTCAGCGAGCGGATGAAGGCATCGCTGAGTTTTCGTCTGAAAACAGGGCCGTTTTCTGGGGGTATCGGTGGGGGCACCGTTTTTTTGAAAATCGAATTTGCCCCCAATTTACGCCCCCATGAGCGCTGGAACCCAGTGGAACTGGACGGACGGCCTTGGACTAATTTCACATATAAGCTGATGTTTATAGGAGTTTTTTTTGGAATTTTGAATTTTCTTACAGACTATCCGGATCCCCGAAAAACATCTGAATCCGCGACCGCAACCAACGCTCACCCGGGTCATTATCCTGCGACCCGCGCCAAGCCATGTGCAACTCAAAACTGCGCACCGGCAATGGCGGATCTTCGGCCCGTACACCGCCAGCAGCGGTCAACGCTTCAGCCGTGTAATCAGGCACTGTCGCGACAATATCAGTCCCGCTGATGAGTGTACTGAGCCCATTGAACTGCGGTACTGCCAGCACCACATGCCGTTTGCGTCCGAGCTTCTCCAGTTCTTCATCTATAAACCCGCTCAGATCGCCGGCGAACGAAACCAAAGCATGGGGGCGGGCGCAGAAATCATCCAGGCTCAATGGTCCCGGCACGGTGTCGGCCCGCAACAGTTTCGGCATGCTGCGGCGCAGCACTTTGCGCTTGGCGTTGGCCGGCAGGTCGGCGGTGTAGCTGACGCCGATAGAGATCTCGCCCGAGGCCAGCAGGTTCGGCATCAGGATGTAGTTGGCCCGACGCACCACCAGCACGATCCCCGGCGATTCCGCGCGCAGACGCTTGAGCAGCATCGGCAGCAGCGCGAATTCAACATCATCCGACAAGCCGATGCGGAACACCGCGGTGCTGGTCGCCGGGTCGAATTCCGCCGCACGACTGACCGCGGTGGAAATCGAATCCAGGGCCGGCGAGAGCAGGGCGAAGATCTCTACCGCCCGGGCAGAAGGTTCCATGTTGCGGCCGGTGCGCACGAACAGCGGGTCGTCGAACAGCCCGCGCAGGCGTGAAAGCGCCGCGCTGATGGCCGGCTGGCCGAGGAACAGCTTTTCTGCAGCACGGGTCACGCTACGTTCGTGCATCAGTGTTTCGAAAACGATCAACAGGTTCAGGTCGACACGACGCAGGTCATTACGATTCATCTGGAGTCCTGGCAGATTCAGCAAACTTGACGTGAGCGGCCATATCAGAAAAATGGCCGGCGTGAATCTTACGGGCAAAGGCTGGTACCCTGCACAGGGTAATTCAGTTTTTCCTGAAAGGCTGCTTCGGTTTTTACGGCATTGGATGATGTCGCCGTCGCTGCGGAATCAATGACAGGCATGTCGACTATTAATAGCCACTGATGGTCTTGGGTAAAAAGCCCAGATAGAGTTCAAGGCATTAGAGGTTACTTTGACGAGGTTTGCGATGTCCCGCACGATCCGTTTTCACAAGTTTGGCCCAGCCGAGGTGCTCAAATGCGAAGAGCATGCGCCCGCTCTGCCTGCGCCGGGCGAAGTGCAGGTGCGCGTCGAAGCGATTGGCATCAGCTGGTACGACATTCTCTGGCGCCAGAACCTGGCCTCGTCCCATGCTCGTCTGCCTTCAGGCCTCGGTCATGAAATGGCCGGGGTCGTCACGAAGGTCGGCGAGGGCGTCGATGACCTGGCTGTCGGTGACAAGGTCGCCAGCTTTCCGGCCGAAAGCCCCAACGACTATCCGGTCTACGGCGAGCAGATTGTTCTGCCGCGCTCGGCGCTGACTCGCTACCCGGACGTGCTCAGCCCGATTGAAGCCAGCGTGCATTACACGCCGCTGTTGATCGCTTATTTCGCCTACGCCGATCTGGCGCGCGTCAAACCGGGGCAATTTGCGTTGGTGACCGACGCCAGCCACTGCGCCGGACCTTCATTCGTGCAACTGGGCAAAGCCCTCGGTGTACGAGTGATCGCTGCGACCAAAACCGCGGATGAGCGTGAATACCTGCTGTCACTGGGTGCCGAGAAAGTCATCGTCACAGAGGAAGAAGATCTGCTTATGCGGATCAACAAGATAACCGACAA
The window above is part of the Pseudomonas sp. B21-048 genome. Proteins encoded here:
- a CDS encoding LysR family transcriptional regulator codes for the protein MNRNDLRRVDLNLLIVFETLMHERSVTRAAEKLFLGQPAISAALSRLRGLFDDPLFVRTGRNMEPSARAVEIFALLSPALDSISTAVSRAAEFDPATSTAVFRIGLSDDVEFALLPMLLKRLRAESPGIVLVVRRANYILMPNLLASGEISIGVSYTADLPANAKRKVLRRSMPKLLRADTVPGPLSLDDFCARPHALVSFAGDLSGFIDEELEKLGRKRHVVLAVPQFNGLSTLISGTDIVATVPDYTAEALTAAGGVRAEDPPLPVRSFELHMAWRGSQDNDPGERWLRSRIQMFFGDPDSL
- a CDS encoding zinc-dependent alcohol dehydrogenase family protein, coding for MSRTIRFHKFGPAEVLKCEEHAPALPAPGEVQVRVEAIGISWYDILWRQNLASSHARLPSGLGHEMAGVVTKVGEGVDDLAVGDKVASFPAESPNDYPVYGEQIVLPRSALTRYPDVLSPIEASVHYTPLLIAYFAYADLARVKPGQFALVTDASHCAGPSFVQLGKALGVRVIAATKTADEREYLLSLGAEKVIVTEEEDLLMRINKITDNRGVDVVFDGLGGPQMSLLGDVLAPRGSLVLYGLQGGNQTPFPACAAFQKNIQFFVHCIGNFTGKPELGIVQDQAALQRALRDINQLTADRVLLPLKTRVFPFSEFVEAHRYMDECPCRERVALQVEPA